The Niastella koreensis GR20-10 genome includes a window with the following:
- a CDS encoding GlxA family transcriptional regulator: MKTISLLLHEDVYSSAIGGVIDLFYGTNHYLMESGRPEAFRLELVGEKAKNIQLDVPAQFICYTTIDRVSLTNLVIIPGFKGEISTILHKYRDVIHWIGEMHRCGAEIASMCVGSFFLAEAGLLNGKVATSHWAAAGEMQWRYPLVRVQSDRIITDQEGVYTSGGAFSALKLVLYIIEKFCGRETALAVSKRYSIDIDYTSQAHFAVFTGQRQHGDEEILKSQSYIEEHYASDLTIEQVSALCNTGKRNFIRRFKAATNNTPIEYLQRVRVEAAKKALENEDCSLDQVMDRTGYEDIKTFRLIFKRLTGLSPRDYRKRYSRKEPGSNGRLVK; the protein is encoded by the coding sequence ATGAAGACCATTTCCCTGCTTCTCCACGAGGACGTCTATTCATCCGCCATCGGCGGTGTAATTGATCTGTTCTACGGAACGAACCATTACCTGATGGAGTCCGGACGACCGGAGGCTTTCCGGTTAGAGCTGGTGGGTGAAAAAGCAAAAAATATTCAGCTGGATGTACCGGCCCAATTCATCTGTTATACTACCATCGACAGGGTGAGCCTGACCAATCTGGTTATTATTCCGGGTTTCAAGGGAGAAATTTCTACCATCCTCCATAAATACCGGGACGTGATCCACTGGATAGGAGAGATGCATCGTTGCGGCGCAGAAATAGCCAGCATGTGTGTGGGCAGCTTTTTTCTGGCCGAGGCTGGTCTGCTGAATGGAAAGGTCGCTACCTCCCATTGGGCTGCTGCCGGCGAAATGCAGTGGCGGTATCCCCTGGTAAGGGTGCAGTCTGACCGGATCATCACAGACCAGGAGGGCGTTTATACCAGTGGCGGCGCCTTCTCGGCATTGAAGCTGGTCTTATACATTATCGAGAAATTCTGTGGCAGGGAGACAGCCCTGGCTGTAAGTAAGCGGTACTCCATAGACATCGATTATACCAGTCAGGCGCATTTCGCGGTCTTTACCGGTCAGCGTCAACATGGGGACGAAGAGATCCTGAAATCCCAGTCTTACATCGAGGAACACTATGCCTCAGACCTCACCATCGAACAGGTGTCGGCGTTATGCAATACGGGAAAGCGGAATTTTATCCGCCGTTTCAAGGCCGCCACCAATAATACCCCCATCGAATACCTGCAGCGGGTTCGGGTTGAAGCGGCAAAGAAAGCGTTGGAAAATGAGGATTGTTCCCTGGATCAGGTCATGGACCGTACGGGTTATGAGGATATTAAAACATTCAGGCTGATCTTCAAACGACTCACAGGGCTCTCCCCCAGGGACTACCGGAAACGGTATTCGAGGAAAGAACCCGGCAGTAATGGCAGACTGGTAAAATGA
- a CDS encoding polysaccharide lyase 6 family protein, with amino-acid sequence MKSVSSNLCTVVNNRLLPFLFVTIFSSVACKKTLEGSKAVTNHNTPTEQKTLAALATTFNVANNSQLNTAMAAAVSGDKIILANGTYTGFTVTKSGITIQAANKGSAVVSSGIIRLSKVSSVTVQGLKITTAGSTQTVDGESFPVAVWFEASNSCRLAGSTVTLSGQASGTQWVMLSGNSNNNRVDHNEFGPNSVKGHYIFVRGNRTGITVPADRTDWANGNGPNNPNMARNTRIDHNYFHDMAASTGEIMVLGGIGVAGDYQLTNTLVESNLFVNCDGDAEIISIKSSSNTVRTNTFRTSVGTISSRAGNNNTISGNLMLQAGKTGTGGIKIYEKNHIVTGNYVDNPQDYGFVLGAGDSYTSSNFSHAQVFNASVTNNIWINLNTRGVIIGHGSNDMLPPTGCTFSNNALRGSASTLLDLRLPGNTVFSNNTTSGSNPAMPGTPLTTSDTGPGSYSY; translated from the coding sequence ATGAAAAGTGTATCATCCAACCTTTGCACGGTTGTGAACAACCGGCTATTGCCTTTCCTGTTTGTAACAATTTTTTCTTCTGTCGCCTGCAAAAAAACATTGGAGGGCTCCAAAGCAGTTACTAACCATAACACTCCAACAGAACAAAAAACGCTTGCGGCACTTGCCACTACCTTCAATGTAGCTAACAATTCGCAATTAAATACAGCTATGGCAGCTGCCGTTTCGGGCGATAAGATTATCCTGGCCAATGGAACATACACGGGTTTTACGGTCACTAAAAGCGGTATTACGATCCAGGCCGCCAATAAAGGCAGCGCTGTTGTTTCTTCCGGTATAATCCGGCTGAGCAAGGTTTCCTCGGTGACAGTACAGGGACTGAAGATCACCACCGCGGGTTCAACCCAAACGGTAGATGGCGAATCCTTTCCCGTAGCAGTATGGTTTGAAGCCAGCAACAGTTGCCGCCTCGCCGGCAGTACAGTAACCCTAAGCGGTCAGGCCAGTGGTACCCAATGGGTAATGTTGAGTGGAAACAGCAACAATAACCGCGTTGATCACAATGAATTTGGGCCCAACAGCGTAAAAGGCCATTATATTTTCGTGCGCGGAAACCGCACCGGTATAACGGTCCCCGCAGACCGCACCGACTGGGCTAATGGCAACGGCCCCAACAATCCCAATATGGCCCGCAATACCCGCATCGATCATAACTACTTCCATGACATGGCCGCCAGTACCGGGGAAATAATGGTGCTTGGCGGAATAGGCGTGGCTGGCGACTACCAACTCACCAATACCCTCGTGGAAAGCAATCTTTTTGTTAACTGCGATGGTGATGCGGAAATTATTTCCATCAAAAGTTCCAGCAATACGGTCCGTACCAATACCTTCCGCACATCGGTAGGTACCATCTCATCCCGGGCGGGAAATAATAATACCATTTCCGGCAACCTGATGCTACAGGCAGGGAAAACCGGCACCGGCGGTATCAAGATCTATGAAAAGAACCACATCGTTACCGGCAATTATGTTGACAATCCCCAGGACTACGGGTTCGTATTGGGCGCAGGCGACAGCTATACCAGTTCAAACTTTAGTCATGCGCAGGTGTTCAATGCCAGTGTTACAAACAATATCTGGATCAACCTGAATACCCGGGGTGTTATCATTGGCCATGGCAGTAATGATATGTTGCCGCCTACCGGTTGCACATTCTCCAACAACGCGCTTCGGGGCAGCGCTTCAACGCTTCTCGACCTGCGGTTACCTGGCAATACTGTATTTTCCAACAATACCACCAGCGGGTCAAACCCGGCTATGCCGGGTACCCCATTGACGACATCCGATACCGGTCCGGGCAGTTATAGTTATTAA
- a CDS encoding sensor histidine kinase — protein MKFIVILTMNFSNRKASPVQLQYVIWGIMFLVTFFSMLPMDGPGQSVIYAALNILFYAIIVYGNLNFLMHFFYEKGRIVQYVTGSILFLVLAGTARAGLILFIYNRFFAEKPTPFGIKAIAYSIFTGLVVYVVSFIIRLALRYFTLKQQADEIIAQKSQVELDLLKSQVQPHFLFNTLNNIYYEAYRESPRTALFIERLSEIMRYFVDESPRKVVTLGTEIQFLENYIALERIRIRHEVAITFTRQCNSATGIPPMLLMTFVENIFKHGIDKSITGNEVNISLVQSDAHLVFQTMNLLHIQQTDTATRGFGIKNLEKRLSLLFGNNFELRTWTAGKYYHAFLKIPIQ, from the coding sequence ATGAAATTCATTGTAATTTTAACGATGAACTTTTCTAACAGGAAAGCAAGTCCTGTACAACTGCAGTACGTCATTTGGGGAATCATGTTCCTGGTTACCTTTTTTTCAATGCTTCCAATGGATGGACCAGGTCAGTCGGTTATTTATGCGGCTTTGAATATCCTCTTCTATGCGATCATCGTTTATGGCAACCTCAATTTTCTGATGCATTTTTTTTATGAAAAAGGTCGTATTGTGCAATATGTAACAGGTTCCATATTGTTCCTGGTACTCGCAGGCACTGCCAGGGCTGGTCTCATCCTATTCATTTATAACCGCTTCTTTGCAGAAAAGCCGACACCATTTGGCATAAAGGCAATTGCTTACAGTATTTTTACCGGCCTGGTAGTATACGTTGTCAGTTTTATTATCCGGCTGGCCCTGCGCTATTTTACCCTGAAACAACAAGCAGATGAAATCATTGCCCAGAAAAGTCAGGTTGAGCTTGACTTGCTAAAATCCCAGGTACAGCCTCATTTTCTGTTTAATACCCTCAACAACATCTATTATGAAGCGTACCGTGAATCGCCCCGAACGGCGCTCTTTATTGAACGGCTTTCAGAGATCATGCGTTATTTTGTTGACGAAAGTCCCAGGAAAGTAGTAACACTTGGCACCGAGATACAATTTCTTGAAAATTATATCGCCCTCGAAAGAATACGCATACGCCATGAAGTAGCCATTACCTTTACCCGGCAATGCAACTCTGCTACAGGTATTCCTCCCATGTTATTAATGACCTTCGTTGAAAATATCTTTAAACATGGGATCGATAAATCCATCACCGGAAATGAGGTGAATATTTCGTTGGTACAAAGCGATGCGCACCTGGTATTCCAGACAATGAACCTGCTGCACATTCAGCAAACTGATACGGCTACCCGGGGTTTTGGCATTAAGAACCTGGAAAAACGGC